The following is a genomic window from Atribacterota bacterium.
ATGTTGAATATGTATGCCAGGGAGCATGTTATTTTTAGTTTGATTCCGGCATTTCTGATTGCCGGAGCTATTTATCAGTTTCTGGATAAGAATGCAGTTTTAAAATATTTAGGTGCCAAAACCAATAAAGTTTTAGCTTATTTTGTCGCATCTCTTTCGGGTTCAATATTAACCGTATGCTCCTGCACAGTACTACCACTATTTTCAGGTATCTATAAAAAAGGAGCCGGATTGGGACCGGCAATGGCTTTTCTTTACTCAGGTCCTGCCGTAAATGTACTGGCTATTATCATGACTGCCAGGGTATTAGGCTGGCAGATAGGACTGGCAAGAGCTATAGGTGCAGTAATATTCAGTGTGATTATCGGATTGTGCATGCATTTTGTCTTTCTTTCTGAGGAGAAAGAAAGACAAGCCAATGGAGAATTGCAATTGGGTACTGGTAATGATCAAGCTGATGGCAGAACAGGTTTGCAGAATATTCTCTATTTTGTATCCATGATTGGCTTTATGGTCTTTGCCAATTGGGCAAGGCCTCAGGCAGGAGATCAAAGTCTGTGGGCTTTGATTTTTCAATATAAGTGGTATCTGGCGATTGCCTTTGCTCTCCTATTCATCTATATCCTGATTAACTGGTTTCAAAAACAGGAGATTATACCATGGGTGGAATCGTCCTGGAGCTTTACCCAGCAAATTATACCATTACTTTTCCTGGGCATCTTTTTTGCCGGATTGTTACTGGGCAGGCCGGGAGAGGAGGGATTGATTCCTTCCCGTTTTGTGGCATCATTGGTAGGGGGCAATTCACTTAGTGCAAACTTCTTTGCCTCTCTTGTCGGAGCTTTTATGTATTTTGCCACTCTTACTGAGATACCGATACTGCAAGGCCTTATCGGTTCAGGTATGGGACAGGGGCCAGCACTGGCATTATTACTTGCCGGGCCGGCATTAAGCCTACCTAATATGCTGGTTATCCGCAGTGTAGTTGGCACAAAGAAAACCATTGTTTATGTTACTTTAGTTGTTATTATGGCCACGATAAGTGGCATGGTCTATGGAAATATAATTCAATAAATTTATAAAGATAAAGGAGTAAAATTATGAAGATTGAAATTTTAGGGATGGGATGTCCCAAATGCAAAAAAACGACTCAGAATGCCCAAATGGCAGTTGAAGAGCTGGGGATTGATGCAGAGATTATCAAAGTCGAAGAGCTGGATAAGATTACCGAATATGGCGTGATGATGACTCCTGCCCTGGTGATTGACGGAGAAGTAAAAGTGGCAGGCAAGATTCCCGCTAAACAGGAAATTATGACTTGGATTAAAGAAAAAACTAATCAATAGGAGATTAAAATGGGAGAATGTGGTTGTAATAATACGAAAACAAGGCTGATTTATTCCTGTTCCGGTTGTGCCGATGTGGGGGAAATAGCCGATCAGGTTGCCAGGAAGTTAACCAGGGACGGATATGGCAAGATGACCTGTCTGGCTTCAATCAGTGCCGGTATATCCGGAACAATAGCATCGGCTAAGGGTGCAGATGAGAATATTACATTAGATGGATGTTCGGTCGCTTGTGCCAGAAAAACTCTGGAGAATATTGGCGTAAAACCTACTGAGACTTATATATTAACTGACATGTATTTGGAAAAAGGCAAAACTTCGGTAAGTGAAGAAATCATTAATGTAGTCAGTGAACAGATAAAACATGGCATTGTATCTAGAACACAACCAAAAAAAGAACAAGAAAATAATAAAAATACTGGATGTTCCTGTGGTTCCTGTTAAATTAAATAAGGATAATTAGAAAAGAAAAGGAAAGATATGAGCAAGTATCATCGCGGTAAAGTTCATAGTATAAATGCATAATCAATATAGCCAAGAGAGGTTAATGTATGAAAAGTAAAAAATCGATTTATATAATTTTATCATTAGTTTTAACTGTGCTGGCAATATTTGGGTTAAAAACAGCATTTAATAATCCTGCGAGTGAAACCAAAGAGATAAGCCAGGCAGACGAGATTTTATCAGATAGTGAAATAAAAGCGACATTTGTAGAGCTGGGATCCAAGGGTTGTATCCCCTGTGACAAAATGCAGCCTATTCTGGAAGAAATTGAAAAGGAATACCAGGGACAGGTAGAAGTAATATTCCATGATGTAAAGACCCCTGCTGGCAATCCCTATATTAAAGAATTCGGTGTCAGAGCAATACCCACTCAGGTTTTTCTGGACAAAGACGGTAATGAATATTTCCGTCATCTCGGATTTTTCCCTAAAGAAGAAGTGATTAAAGTATTACAGCAACAGGGAGTAAAATAATGTCTGTAGCAATCTTTGAATGGCTAAACACATTAATACAATCAAGCTATCTTTTTGCTTTGGGTGCTTCCCTGATCTGGGGAGTTTTAAGTATATTGCTTAGTCCCTGTCATTTAGCCAGTATCCCTCTGATTGTAGGTTTCATAGGGGAACAGGGTAGAATGACTACCAAAAAGGCTTTTTGGCTGTCAACTTCCTTTTCTGTGGGGATATTGATAACTATTGGCGTTATTGGTCTAATAACCGGTTTAATGGGTCGTATGCTGGGAGATGTTGGTGTTTACGGGAATTATTTTGTAGCCTTAATCTTTTTTGTGATAGGACTTCATTTATTGGAAATTATTGAAATACCTTTTATTGGGAAGACCAATCAGCCTGTATTCCGAAAAAAGGGGATATTGGCTGCTTTTATTTTAGGGCTGATCTTTGGAGTAGCCCTTGGTCCATGTACCTTTGCCTATATGGCACCTATGCTGGGAATTGTCTTTACCGTATCGGCAACCCAGTTCCTGTTTGCATTTTTATTACTTCTATTTTACGGTATTGGGCATTGTTCAGTGATTATATTTGCCGGTACTTTTACCGAAGTTATTCAAAGATATCTTAATTGGAATAAGGATTCTAATGGGATGCTCATAGTAAAAAAAATATGTGGGTTATTGGTTATTTTAGGTGGCATTTATTTGATCTGGACAGTATAACGGTTAGAAAGGAGATTTAATATGACCAAAGAAAACCAAGGTGGATTAAATATATTTGAAAAATATTTAACCATATGGGTATTGCTATGTATTATAGCAGGCATTATTTTTGGGAAAGTCGCTCCCGGTGCAGCCAAGTTTCTGGATAGTTTAGCAATTTACGTAAATGGTGCGCCGGTGATATCCATCCCTATTGCCATTTGCCTGTTTTTTATGATGTATCCCATCATGGTAAAGATTGATTTTGCCGAAGTGTTAAGGGCGGGAAAATCTCCCAAACCGGTAGGGCTGACTTTGTTTGCCAATTGGGCGGTCAAGCCTTTTACTATGTATCTGATTGCCTATTTCTTTTTAGGGATAGTGTTTAAAAATCTAATAGGAGTGGATACAATTGACCTGGTTAAGCTCCAGCCTGGAGTTGATTGGGCTGTGGGTTCAGTCCATGGGGCTGGAACAGTGGTGTTTCACGAGGGTGTAAAAATGCTGGAAATCCCCTTATGGAGGAGTTATCTTGCCGGATGTATTCTCCTGGGAATTGCCCCCTGTACTGCCATGGTATTACTATGGGGTTATTTGGCTAAAGGGAATGACGGGCATACCTTAGTAATGGTAGCCATCAACTCTCTTTCCATGTTATTTTTATATGGTCCATTAGGCGGTTTCCTTCTTGGAGTAGGAAAGATGCCGGTTCCCTGGCAGACACTTTTGCTTTCTATCAGTATCTATGTTGCCTTGCCTCTTGTGGCCGGTTATTTTTCACGTAAGTGGATTATAAATACCAAAGGAGAACAATGGTTTAAGGAAAAATTCCTGCACATGCTTACCCCGGTATCTATTGTAGCTCTATTATTTACTTTATTGTTGCTCTTTTCCTTTAAAGGAGATGTGATTGTAAGTAACCCTTTAACCATACTATGGATTGCCATTCCTCTCTTTATCCAGACCAATCTTATCTTTTTCCTGACTTACGGTCTGGCAAAATTACTGAAACTTAATTATGAAGATGCTGCTCCTTCTGCTTTGATTGGAGCAAGTAATCATTTTGAGGTAGCCATAGCTACTGCTACCATGATCTTTGGCTTGGCTTCCGGTGCTGCCCTGGCTACTGTGGTAGGAGTATTAATTGAAGTCCCGGTGATGTTGATGCTGGTATCGGTATGCAAGAAAACCCAGGGGTTGTTTGCAAAAAGATAAAATAATATTTTTTAAAAAGAGGTCAATATTAGTGAAAA
Proteins encoded in this region:
- a CDS encoding putative zinc-binding protein; translated protein: MGECGCNNTKTRLIYSCSGCADVGEIADQVARKLTRDGYGKMTCLASISAGISGTIASAKGADENITLDGCSVACARKTLENIGVKPTETYILTDMYLEKGKTSVSEEIINVVSEQIKHGIVSRTQPKKEQENNKNTGCSCGSC
- a CDS encoding thioredoxin family protein — protein: MKSKKSIYIILSLVLTVLAIFGLKTAFNNPASETKEISQADEILSDSEIKATFVELGSKGCIPCDKMQPILEEIEKEYQGQVEVIFHDVKTPAGNPYIKEFGVRAIPTQVFLDKDGNEYFRHLGFFPKEEVIKVLQQQGVK
- a CDS encoding thioredoxin family protein; protein product: MKIEILGMGCPKCKKTTQNAQMAVEELGIDAEIIKVEELDKITEYGVMMTPALVIDGEVKVAGKIPAKQEIMTWIKEKTNQ
- the arsB gene encoding ACR3 family arsenite efflux transporter translates to MTKENQGGLNIFEKYLTIWVLLCIIAGIIFGKVAPGAAKFLDSLAIYVNGAPVISIPIAICLFFMMYPIMVKIDFAEVLRAGKSPKPVGLTLFANWAVKPFTMYLIAYFFLGIVFKNLIGVDTIDLVKLQPGVDWAVGSVHGAGTVVFHEGVKMLEIPLWRSYLAGCILLGIAPCTAMVLLWGYLAKGNDGHTLVMVAINSLSMLFLYGPLGGFLLGVGKMPVPWQTLLLSISIYVALPLVAGYFSRKWIINTKGEQWFKEKFLHMLTPVSIVALLFTLLLLFSFKGDVIVSNPLTILWIAIPLFIQTNLIFFLTYGLAKLLKLNYEDAAPSALIGASNHFEVAIATATMIFGLASGAALATVVGVLIEVPVMLMLVSVCKKTQGLFAKR
- a CDS encoding permease, translated to MLNMYAREHVIFSLIPAFLIAGAIYQFLDKNAVLKYLGAKTNKVLAYFVASLSGSILTVCSCTVLPLFSGIYKKGAGLGPAMAFLYSGPAVNVLAIIMTARVLGWQIGLARAIGAVIFSVIIGLCMHFVFLSEEKERQANGELQLGTGNDQADGRTGLQNILYFVSMIGFMVFANWARPQAGDQSLWALIFQYKWYLAIAFALLFIYILINWFQKQEIIPWVESSWSFTQQIIPLLFLGIFFAGLLLGRPGEEGLIPSRFVASLVGGNSLSANFFASLVGAFMYFATLTEIPILQGLIGSGMGQGPALALLLAGPALSLPNMLVIRSVVGTKKTIVYVTLVVIMATISGMVYGNIIQ
- a CDS encoding cytochrome c biogenesis protein CcdA, yielding MSVAIFEWLNTLIQSSYLFALGASLIWGVLSILLSPCHLASIPLIVGFIGEQGRMTTKKAFWLSTSFSVGILITIGVIGLITGLMGRMLGDVGVYGNYFVALIFFVIGLHLLEIIEIPFIGKTNQPVFRKKGILAAFILGLIFGVALGPCTFAYMAPMLGIVFTVSATQFLFAFLLLLFYGIGHCSVIIFAGTFTEVIQRYLNWNKDSNGMLIVKKICGLLVILGGIYLIWTV